A stretch of the Porites lutea chromosome 12, jaPorLute2.1, whole genome shotgun sequence genome encodes the following:
- the LOC140953625 gene encoding adenosine receptor A1-like: MAAESDFENLQQPSFFFPLILYVIINIIMAPVAVVLNALVMIAVKTKSQLRAQKSNVVLAMFALTDFLVGILAQPIFIAGIISILLQESNGQSCVTQILSFAIANSLFTSSLLHLVLASGERYVAIKHPFQYTFIVSEARLLVASLLAWDLSVTVHILLAADTVVFFSINSTVIGLSIAIIVFCHGSVYLETRRHEHQIAVQQLTMEARKQFEKDRKAFKVTSIVIGVLILCCTPLIFCRSVLFQLYIPSLNNFYIIIFLASTVVFFNSLLNPVIYCIRIRQFRVAFIELIFRNVNFARAKEIERQWFGEPNAANRREAGQDQGRQDQENVERAIYVDQNNTGAG, translated from the coding sequence ATGGCCGCTGAAAGCGACTTTGAAAATCTTCAACagccttcctttttctttcctctcATCTTGTACGTAATCATCAACATCATAATGGCTCCTGTCGCTGTGGTCTTGAACGCGCTGGTGATGATCGCCGTAAAGACAAAATCCCAATTGAGGGCCCAAAAGTCGAACGTTGTATTAGCCATGTTTGCATTGACCGATTTTTTGGTGGGAATTCTTGCACAGCCCATCTTCATTGCGGGGATTATATCTATCTTACTTCAGGAAAGCAATGGGCAGTCGTGCGTAACGCaaattttgtcttttgctatTGCAAACTCGTTGTTCACTAGCTCGCTACTTCACCTAGTGTTAGCTAGTGGGGAACGTTATGTAGCCATAAAACACCCTTTTCAATACACTTTCATCGTCTCAGAAGCTCGCTTATTGGTTGCCTCTCTACTGGCTTGGGATCTATCTGTGACTGTACACATTCTACTTGCTGCTGACACTGTTGTATTTTTTAGCATTAACAGCACAGTCATTGGACTGTCCATTGCTATAATTGTTTTCTGTCATGGTTCAGTGTACTTGGAAACTCGACGACACGAACACCAAATTGCAGTGCAGCAACTTACAATGGAAGCCAGGAAACAATTTGAAAAAGACAGAAAGGCCTTCAAAGTAACATCTATTGTAATTGGGGTTCTTATACTGTGTTGTACACCGTTAATTTTTTGTAGAAGTGTCCTTTTTCAACTTTACATACCCTCCTTAAATAACTTTTATATAATTATCTTTTTGGCTTCGACGGTAGTGTTTTTCAACTCGTTACTAAATCCTGTGATTTACTGTATCAGAATCAGACAATTTCGTGTCGCTTTCATCGAATTAATATTTAGAAATGTGAACTTTGCGAGGGCTAAAGAAATTGAGAGGCAATGGTTTGGAGAGCCAAACGCTGCGAATAGACGTGAAGCTGGGCAAGATCAAGGAAGGCAGGATCAGGAAAACGTCGAGAGAGCAATTTACGTTGACCAAAACAACACTGGTGCAGGTTAG
- the LOC140953988 gene encoding uncharacterized protein: MTEAQIKELTDKLAALEQQLQNQSGATASATVSSSTTPGPITVKVPRERKLRKFAGGRDDGMLEEWIGDATRAIAGQTDADAVDFLLYHLDGVAKEEVRLRPAEERASPAAVFKVLRDCFSEGLTSTQALRKFFERRQKDRESVREFSHALMLLLARVERLDAAAVTDKDKLLRDQFLENLADPQLRRDIKRWVRDHPTKTFQEIRDEVQRWIDEDRTPPRKAVVREVTTGHPPNEVTCDEVKGAVDLRKVISELVAGQKILAANLQKQQKVLAEQIQCQQAALEKQQQAISQFSMGNQQWWQPGCFGCGSRTHLRRDCPSNNRQNQRAGGSRNRGSEHKQLPALNEKAPRQ, translated from the coding sequence ATGACGGAAGCCCAGATAAAGGAACTGACTGACAAGTTGGCTGCATTGGAGCAGCAACTCCAGAACCAGAGTGGTGCTACTGCATCTGCCACTGTTTCAAGTTCCACAACCCCTGGTCCCATCACAGTTAAGGTGCCCCGTGAGCGCAAACTCCGAAAGTTTGCTGGTGGCCGTGACGATGGCATGCTGGAAGAGTGGATTGGGGATGCCACCCGTGCCATCGCTGGACAAACAGATGCTGATGCCGTGGACTTTCTGCTCTACCACCTGGACGGTGTAGCCAAGGAAGAGGTCCGCCTACGTCCAGCTGAGGAGAGAGCCAGCCCGGCCGCAGTCTTCAAGGTCCTGCGAGACTGTTTCAGTGAAGGACTCACCAGCACCCAAGCCCTACGGAAGTTCTTTGAAAGAAGACAGAAGGATCGCGAATCAGTTCGCGAGTTCTCCCATGCCTTGATGCTACTCCTAGCACGGGTGGAGCGCCTGGATGCAGCAGCGGTAACGGATAAGGACAAGCTCCTTAGAGATCAGTTCCTGGAGAACCTGGCAGACCCCCAGCTCCGAAGAGATATAAAGCGCTGGGTCAGAGACCACCCCACCAAAACCTTTCAAGAAATCAGAGATGAGGTCCAGCGCTGGATTGATGAGGACAGAACCCCCCCAAGAAAGGCTGTTGTGCGTGAGGTCACAACAGGACACCCCCCTAACGAGGTCACCTGCGATGAGGTGAAGGGAGCTGTGGACCTGCGGAAGGTGATTAGTGAGCTGGTAGCGGGACAGAAGATCCTGGCTGCGAACCTCCAAAAGCAACAGAAGGTCCTGGCAGAGCAGATACAATGTCAGCAGGCTGCCCTAGAGAAGCAGCAACAAGCCATCTCCCAGTTCTCCATGGGCAATCAACAATGGTGGCAGCCTGGATGTTTTGGCTGTGGATCACGGACCCATCTCCGCAGAGACTGCCCAAGTAATAACAGACAGAACCAACGGGCTGGTGGCAGCAGGAACAGAGGATCTGAACACAAGCAGCTGCCGGCGTTAAACGAGAAAGCTCCACGGCAGTGA
- the LOC140953624 gene encoding uncharacterized protein, whose amino-acid sequence MALSKEYTKEQLNYFRICYVTTDLLAEGLRELFKREWDNQYKSKSLGEWKDLAQNGTDFYNGESLRNQRRNAHLLATMINGNRAQWDCTMLFYAILYSDCVGPYLASTVRNNVDDLRNFRNEEFAHVPQGSLPEIDFQNAIGKVHVAFNALGLSTVKIDDIKNQKTFPTDELRKILKEVDDIKQGLQEKENQRQVLEDQLQKEAPSFCILPPKPTHEIESRESKVAQIAHQLRELKKANENRLSYLYISGNPGSGKSQLAGLVAERFFDEVKEIPCTSSFVMTVNAASQNSLLESYVNFARQLKCPDFSVMQTLSSKDWNIEEKIANLKMLIAAKIGCYASWLMVVDNVSKLTFVHDYLPQSGTETWARGQLLITTQDTKSIPLNSSFINHISVSQGMNPHDATSLLAKLSGVFDNELAEKVAKKLDYQPLALAGAAVFVKDIRQDKASKHFGWDEYLKILQKGKRETTEDTLADTNPIYPNTMTTAITLAVEAQVKSDKFFEHLFRFLSLCAPQPLNVDIAVSYLIKVLERDDKEDKEHIRRRFRRCSLLLLEEDEDSCHYISVHQVVHDAMKWVMSDCTENQTIKVVSEAVTSFNKFIVTIPHENRTMDTMYIIPHLRALIIPINTVITTENMSQVHVQDISEKLSNLGNICKMHCEFKVAEKYLEISLAVRIRLLGDQNVDVASGYNNLALVYKDLGDLEQAKEYQQRGLAIKLKKLGAEHVSVATSYSNLALIHKDLGDLEQAKEYQQRGLAIQLKKLGAEHISVAKSYGNLASVHQELGDLKQAKEYQQRSLAIFLKKLGAEHNVASIHKALGDLEQAKEYQQRGLAIELKKLGAEHISVATSYGNLASIHKALGDLEQAKEYQQRGLAIFLKKLGAEHVYVATSYSNLASIYQALGDLEQAKEYQQRGLAIQLKKLGAEHISVATSYGNLASVHQELGDLEQAKEYQQRGLAIFLKKLGAEHVYVATSYGNLASIHRNLGDLEQAKEYQQRGLAMELKKLGPEHVSVATSYSNLASIHKALCDLEQAKEYQQRGLAIELKKLGAEHVSVATSYGNLASIYQALGDLEQAKEYQQRGLAIQLKKLGAEHVYVATSYGHLASIHQDLGDLEQAKEYQQRGLAIFLKKLGAEHVSVAASYGNLAAIHQDLGDLEQAKEYQQRGLAIQLKKLGADHVSVATSYGNLASIHKDLGDLEQAKEYQQRGLAIQLKKLGAEHISVATSYGNLASVHQELGDLEQAKEYQQRGLAIFLKKFGAEHVYVATSYGNLASIHRNLGDLEQAKEYQQRGLAIELKKLGAEHVSVATSYSNLASIHKALGDLEQAKEYQQRGLAIELKKLGAEHVSVATSYGNLASIHHDLGELEQAKEYQQRGLAIELKKLGAEHVSVATSYGNLASIYKDLGDLEQAKEYQQRALAVKLKKLF is encoded by the exons ATGGCCCTTTCAAAAGAATACACCAAAGAACAGCTGAACTACTTCAGAATTTGCTATGTAACCACTGATTTACTAGCCGAAGGCCTCAGAGAACTTTTTAAACGTGAATGGGACAATCAATACAAATCAAAATCATTGGGAGAATGGAAAGATTTGGCCCAGAATGGAACGGACTTTTACAACGGCGAGTCTCTAAGAAATCAAAGAAGAAATGCTCATCTTTTAGCCACCATGATAAATGGAAACAGAGCGCAATGGGATTGCACAATGCTGTTTTACGCCATCCTTTACTCTGATTGTGTCGGGCCCTACCTTGCATCAACAGTCAGAAACAATGTGGATGATCTTAGAAATTTTAGAAACGAGGAATTCGCCCACGTACCACAGGGAAGTCTCCCTGAGATTGATTTTCAGAATGCTATCGGCAAAGTTCATGTAGCGTTTAATGCGCTTGGTCTCTCTACTGTAAAAATCGATGacataaaaaatcagaaaacttTCCCAACCGACGAATTGCGTAAAATTCTGAAAGAGGTTGACGATATTAAACAAGGACTTCAAGAAAAAGAGAACCAGCGCCAGGTTCTTGAAGATCAGCTTCAGAAAGAAGCGCCGTCATTCTGTATTCTCCCTCCTAAACCTACACACGAAATTGAAAGCCGTGAAAGTAAAGTAGCACAAATAGCCCATCAGCTAAGGGAACTAAAGAAGGCCAACGAGAACAGGTTGAGTTATCTGTACATCTCAGGGAATCCAGGAAGTGGCAAATCACAACTAGCTGGCCTCGTCGCTGAAAGATTCTTTGATGAAGTAAAAGAAATACCGTGCACTTCGTCCTTTGTGATGACCGTAAACGCTGCCAGTCAAAATTCACTTCTGGAGTCATATGTCAATTTTGCTCGTCAGTTAAAGTGCCCAGACTTTTCAGTGATGCAAACCTTGAGCTCTAAGGATTGGAACATTGAGGAGAAGATTGCCAATCTCAAGATGCTTATTGCTGCAAAAATTGGGTGTTACGCGTCGTGGCTAATGGTGGTGGACAATGTGAGTAAACTGACTTTTGTACATGATTACCTACCACAGTCTGGAACCGAGACGTGGGCAAGAGGTCAGTTGTTAATTACAACCCAGGATACAAAGTCCATCCCTTTAAATAGCTCTTTCATCAATCACATTTCAGTAAGCCAAGGAATGAATCCTCACGATGCCACTTCCTTATTGGCCAAGCTTTCTGGGGTCTTCGACAACGAGCTAGCGGAAAAAGTCGCCAAGAAATTAGACTATCAGCCACTCGCTTTGGCAGGCGCGGCTGTGTTTGTCAAAGACATTCGACAGGACAAAGCATCGAAGCACTTTGGCTGGGACGAATACCTAAAGattttacaaaaaggaaaacgagAAACGACCGAGGATACCCTTGCTGATACCAACCCAATTTATCCAAATACGATGACTACAGCAATAACGTTAGCTGTCGAAGCACAAGTTAAATCCGACAAGTTTTTTGAACACCTCTTCAGATTTCTTTCTCTGTGCGCACCACAACCATTAAACGTTGACATAGCGGTTAGTTACCTTATAAAAGTTCTCGAACGCGATGACAAAGAGGACAAAGAACACATTCGCAGGAGATTCAGAAGATGTTCACTGCTTCTTTTAGAGGAAGACGAAGATAGTTGTCACTACATTAGTGTACATCAGGTTGTGCACGACGCAATGAAATGGGTGATGAGTGACTGTACAGAGAATCAAACGATCAAGGTTGTAAGTGAAGCTGTTACATCATTTAACAAATTTATTGTCACAATTCCACACGAAAATAGAACCATGGACACTATGTACATCATTCCGCACCTACGTGCCCTTATTATACCAATTAATACAGTTATTACGACAGAAAATATGTCTCAAGTCCATGTTCAGGACATTTCTGAAAAATTGTCGAATCTTGGCAACATATGTAAAATGCACTGTGAATTTAAGGTGGCAGAGAAATACTTGGAAATCTCTCTCGCTGTTCGCATTAGGCTGTTGGGTGACCAAAATGTCGATGTTGCATCTGGGTACAATAActtagctttagtttacaaggacttaggtgaccttgaacaagcaaaggagtatcagcaacgtggtttagccatcaaactcaagaagcttggtgctgaacatgtttctgttgcaacaagctacagtAACCTAGCTTTAATTCACAAGGacttaggtgaccttgaacaagcaaaaGAGTATCAAcaacgtggtttagccatccaactcaagaagcttggtgctgaacatATTTCTGTTGCAAAAAGCTACGGTAACCTAGCTTCAGTTCACCAGGAGTTAGGTGACCTTaaacaagcaaaggagtatcagcaacgtagTTTAGCCATCTTtctcaagaagcttggtgctgaacat aacgtagcttcaattcacaaggccttaggtgaccttgaacaagcaaaggagtatcagcaacgtggtttagccatcGAACTCAAGAAGCTCGGTGCTGAACAtatttctgttgcaacaagctacggtaacctagcttcaattcacaaggccttaggtgaccttgaacaagcaaaggagtatcagcaacgtggtttagccatctttctcaagaagcttggtgctgaacatgtttatgttgcaacaagctacagtAACCTAGCTTCAATTTACCAGGCcttaggtgaccttgaacaagcaaaagagtatcagcaacgtggtttagccatccaacttaagaagcttggtgctgaacatatttctgttgcaacaagctacggtaaccTAGCTTCAGTTCACCAGGAGttaggtgaccttgaacaagcaaaggagtatcagcaacgtggtttagccatctttctcaagaagcttggtgctgaacatgtttatgttgcaacaagctacggtaacctagcttcaattcacaggaacttaggtgaccttgaacaagcaaaggagtatcagcaacgtggtttagccatggaactcaagaagcttggtCCTGAgcatgtttctgttgcaacaagctacagtAACCTAGCTTCAATTCACAAGGCCTTAtgtgaccttgaacaagcaaaggagtatcagcaacgtggtttagccatcgaactcaagaagcttggtgctgaacatgtttctgttgcaacaagctacggtaaccTAGCTTCTATTTACCAGGCcttaggtgaccttgaacaagcaaaggagtatcagcaacgtggtttagccatccaactcaagaagcttggtgctgaacatgtttatgttgcaacaagctacggtcACCTAGCCTCAATTCACCAGGacttaggtgaccttgaacaagcaaaggagtatcagcaacgtggcTTAGCCATCTTtctcaagaagcttggtgctgaacatgtttctgttgcagcAAGCTACGGTAACCTAGCTGCAATTCACCAGGACTTgggtgaccttgaacaagcaaaggaatatcagcaacgtggtttagccatccaactcaagaagcttggtgctgatcatgtttctgttgcaacaagctacggtaacctagcttcaattcacaaggacttaggtgaccttgaacaagcaaaagagtatcagcaacgtggtttagccatccaacttaagaagcttggtgctgaacatatttctgttgcaacaagctacggtaaccTAGCTTCAGTTCACCAGGAGttaggtgaccttgaacaagcaaaggagtatcagcaacgtggtttagccatcTTTCTCAAGAAGTttggtgctgaacatgtttatgttgcaacaagctacggtaacctagcttcaattcacaggaacttaggtgaccttgaacaagcaaaggagtatcagcaacgtggtttagccatcgaactcaagaagcttggtgctgaacatgtttctgttgcaacaagctacagtaacctagcttcaattcacaaggccttaggtgaccttgaacaagcaaaggagtatcagcaacgtggtttagccatcgaactcaagaagcttggtgctgaacatgtttctgttgcaacaagctacggtaacTTAGCTTCAATTCACCATGACTTAGGTGAacttgaacaagcaaaggagtatcagcaacgtggtttagccatcgaactcaagaagcttggtgctgaacatgtttctgttgcaacaagctacggtaaccTAGCTTCAATTTACAAGGacttaggtgaccttgaacaagcaaaggagtatcagcaacgtgctttaGCCGTGAAACTCAAGAAGCTTTTCTAA